The following proteins are co-located in the Candidatus Phytoplasma asteris genome:
- a CDS encoding Spx/MgsR family RNA polymerase-binding regulatory protein yields MVIVYTSFSCVSCKKVKKWLKAHGVRYEERNLLNYKMQPQDLDLILKNCDYGFDDIISRRSKIFKEKQIDLETINTDNIKKIIIENPEILKRPIIIKDQKI; encoded by the coding sequence ATGGTAATTGTTTATACGAGTTTTAGTTGTGTTTCTTGTAAAAAAGTTAAAAAATGGTTAAAAGCTCATGGGGTAAGATACGAAGAGCGTAATTTGTTAAATTATAAAATGCAACCACAAGATCTGGATTTAATTTTAAAAAATTGTGATTATGGGTTTGATGATATTATTTCGCGACGTTCCAAAATTTTTAAAGAAAAACAAATAGATTTGGAAACTATCAACACCGATAACATCAAAAAAATTATTATTGAAAATCCTGAAATTTTAAAAAGACCTATCATTATTAAAGATCAAAAAATTTAA